The Nitrospiria bacterium DNA segment TGGAGATTGTGGCAGGAGAAAGTTCTTGTTACAGACTTCTGGCTTTTATTGCATTAAAGATGGAGCTGGCTTGGAGGAAAACGCCGGTGGGCAGGGTGAATCATAGATTACACTGGTTCACTAAATTCACACAAAATACTTGACAGTGCCGTGCAACCGTAGATTTTCCAATGCTACTGTGTGTTCCGGAGATGACGATCCGTGGAATGTTCATCAATGAATCTTCACCCTATTTTTTGATAAGGTTAATAAATCGTTCATGGTCAGTTTCCTGTAGGCATCGGATGGCCCTGACCAAGAAAATTTCTCTGGATGGAGGACGGAGGCCAATAGTTCAACGCCTTCCACGACCCTTGGACCGGGTCGTGCAAAATAGCTATTGGCATCAAAACAGTATACCTTATCCTCCCTCACAGCCCTTAACTCCTGCCAGCCGGGAAACTGAGTGAATAAGGACGCTTGACCCAGGACTTCTTCCAATTTAAACCCGCAGGGGCTTAAAAAAAGGAACTCCGGACCATATTCTACAATCTGCTTCCATGATATCCTGGTGGAATCCTGGCCTTTTCTCGCAAGCCGGTCCACTCCCCCAGCGAGCTCAATCAGTTCAGGCATCCAATGCCCGGAGTTGTAGACCGGTGCTAGCCATTCGAAACAAAACACGCGCGGTCTATTTTTTAAATATTGGGTCAGGTTTGAAACCGCCTCAATACGCTTTTTAAGCCGGTCTACCAAACTTTTGCTTTCGGTCACCTTATGG contains these protein-coding regions:
- a CDS encoding cobalamin-binding protein, with product MRIVSFLPSATEMLYALGLGEQLVGITHECDYPPEVLGKPVVVRSSMDPKGLSPLQIDEIVSRTLRAGQSLYVADEQLLKNLQPDLIITQDLCQVCAPSGNEIGRVVKYLPKTPKILWLTPTCLSDIFENLLQVGESTHKVTESKSLVDRLKKRIEAVSNLTQYLKNRPRVFCFEWLAPVYNSGHWMPELIELAGGVDRLARKGQDSTRISWKQIVEYGPEFLFLSPCGFKLEEVLGQASLFTQFPGWQELRAVREDKVYCFDANSYFARPGPRVVEGVELLASVLHPEKFSWSGPSDAYRKLTMNDLLTLSKNRVKIH